Proteins encoded in a region of the Brevefilum fermentans genome:
- a CDS encoding DUF5684 domain-containing protein: MLPFLPYLLDVLAQEDQISSVVGAIGGLLGGLIGLVLGILILVATWKVYTKAGKPGWAAIVPIYNLFVLLEIVGRPGWWLILLLIPIVNLVAIFIISFDLARSFGKSTGFGLGLVFFNFIFMMILGFGKAKYIGPAAR, encoded by the coding sequence ATGTTACCGTTTTTGCCTTATTTGTTGGATGTCCTGGCTCAGGAAGATCAAATCTCATCGGTTGTTGGAGCGATTGGTGGGTTGCTGGGCGGATTAATTGGCTTAGTGCTGGGTATTCTGATCCTGGTAGCGACGTGGAAAGTCTATACCAAGGCAGGCAAGCCTGGCTGGGCGGCTATAGTCCCCATTTACAACCTGTTCGTGCTGTTGGAAATCGTCGGGAGGCCCGGTTGGTGGCTGATTTTGCTGTTGATCCCAATTGTAAATCTGGTTGCGATTTTCATAATCAGCTTTGATCTTGCTCGCTCCTTTGGTAAGAGCACCGGGTTCGGATTGGGGTTGGTGTTCTTTAATTTTATCTTTATGATGATCCTTGGTTTTGGCAAAGCCAAATACATCGGCCCGGCAGCCCGTTAG
- a CDS encoding heme lyase CcmF/NrfE family subunit produces the protein MMLSVLGYLALALAFLFAVFGLMAALFGVILKEPTWIKYARSALLLIFPLVTISLVVLLLMLAGLHFELGYVYSVTSRDMPLYMRLTALWGGQSGSLLFWSWLLAGFSLVFGLRKWRQENDIFAWALVVVFFTLGFFLMINVLFESPFERLWHMPDGSRILSLLPPSGAWLLIPADGQGLNPLLRHPGMIWHPPVLYLGFIGFIIPFALAIGSLAAGRHDRRWLEIARPWILITWIFLSLGLVLGMRWAYDVLGWGGYWGWDPVEVAALLPWLSATALLHTQILQERRDSFKRWNYALVVLTFVLVIFGTFITRSGVLSSVHTFAGGSIWLPMLIYTTVLVLVSLGLLAYRWRDLRAEYEPEFGFNKETLVLFTNLVLLSILVICLLGVIYPLLSELLTNTQITVGPAWYKRITGPLFIVLVLLVGVCPLAAWSGTNLLRLKKRVWFVLLLSVLVPLLTWLLGEVRNGVVLLSLWLVGFSILVMLADYLQQVIAAQRNHGGHIISALWMPVRRNLRRYGGVLVHLGIILMTIGIIGIEGLQQEIQTSLIIGEQVELSGFVFKFESLEHSEDEGRLITEAVLSISRDGKPRGVLYPRREIFTNMGLAITHPGLKSNLAADLYAILIDWQPGSQDQTAFSIYYNPLVSWLWIGAAVLTLGAILAVLPEKPRKTR, from the coding sequence ATGATGCTGTCTGTACTCGGCTACCTGGCTCTGGCCCTGGCTTTTTTATTCGCTGTATTTGGATTGATGGCAGCATTATTTGGGGTGATCCTTAAAGAGCCGACCTGGATTAAATATGCACGCAGCGCTCTGCTGCTGATTTTCCCCCTGGTCACCATCAGTCTGGTCGTTTTACTCCTGATGTTGGCCGGCTTGCATTTTGAGCTGGGCTATGTCTACAGCGTGACCAGCCGTGATATGCCGCTCTACATGCGATTAACAGCCCTGTGGGGCGGGCAAAGCGGCTCGTTGCTGTTCTGGTCGTGGTTGCTGGCGGGGTTTTCGCTCGTCTTTGGGCTGCGGAAATGGCGCCAGGAGAACGACATTTTTGCCTGGGCGCTGGTGGTGGTGTTCTTTACGTTGGGCTTCTTTTTGATGATCAATGTGTTGTTTGAGTCGCCCTTCGAACGCTTGTGGCACATGCCCGATGGCAGTCGCATACTGTCATTACTGCCGCCCTCGGGCGCATGGCTGCTGATCCCTGCAGACGGACAGGGATTGAATCCCTTGCTGCGCCACCCGGGGATGATCTGGCACCCTCCCGTGCTTTATTTGGGTTTTATTGGATTTATCATACCCTTTGCATTGGCTATTGGCTCCCTGGCAGCGGGCAGGCATGATCGGCGCTGGCTTGAAATCGCCCGCCCGTGGATCTTGATCACCTGGATCTTTCTTTCCCTGGGACTTGTGCTTGGCATGCGCTGGGCTTACGACGTGCTGGGTTGGGGCGGGTATTGGGGCTGGGATCCGGTTGAAGTTGCGGCTTTGCTTCCCTGGCTGAGTGCAACGGCTTTGCTGCATACCCAAATTCTACAGGAACGGCGAGACAGCTTCAAACGTTGGAATTATGCGCTGGTGGTTTTGACCTTCGTGCTGGTGATCTTTGGCACCTTTATTACTCGCTCTGGGGTGCTTTCTTCTGTGCATACTTTCGCCGGCGGTTCAATTTGGCTGCCGATGTTAATTTATACGACGGTACTGGTTTTGGTCTCCCTGGGGCTGCTGGCCTATCGCTGGAGGGATCTGCGAGCGGAGTATGAACCCGAATTTGGCTTTAACAAAGAGACCCTGGTTTTATTTACCAACCTGGTCCTGTTAAGCATCTTGGTGATCTGTTTGCTGGGTGTGATTTACCCTTTACTTTCAGAACTGCTCACAAATACGCAGATCACGGTTGGACCTGCCTGGTATAAGCGCATTACCGGTCCGCTATTCATTGTTTTGGTTCTCCTGGTGGGGGTTTGCCCATTGGCGGCATGGAGCGGTACGAACCTGTTACGATTGAAAAAACGTGTGTGGTTCGTGCTGCTGCTTTCAGTCCTTGTGCCGTTATTAACCTGGCTGCTGGGAGAGGTTCGAAACGGTGTGGTGCTGCTCTCCCTGTGGTTGGTCGGTTTTAGCATCCTGGTCATGCTGGCAGACTACCTGCAGCAGGTGATTGCGGCGCAACGCAACCACGGAGGACATATCATCTCGGCTCTGTGGATGCCTGTCAGGCGTAATTTGCGTCGCTATGGTGGTGTACTGGTGCACCTGGGCATTATCCTGATGACCATTGGCATTATTGGGATTGAAGGCTTACAACAGGAAATCCAGACAAGCCTGATCATCGGTGAGCAGGTCGAACTGAGTGGATTTGTTTTCAAGTTCGAATCGCTGGAACATTCTGAAGATGAAGGGCGTTTGATCACAGAAGCGGTGTTGTCCATCAGTCGGGATGGAAAGCCAAGGGGTGTGCTTTACCCACGGCGGGAAATTTTTACGAATATGGGACTGGCAATCACCCACCCTGGATTGAAAAGCAATCTGGCGGCAGACCTGTATGCCATCTTGATCGATTGGCAGCCAGGATCGCAGGATCAGACTGCCTTCAGCATCTATTACAACCCGCTGGTGTCCTGGCTGTGGATTGGTGCCGCGGTGTTGACGCTTGGTGCGATCCTGGCAGTTTTGCCCGAGAAACCTCGTAAAACCCGCTGA
- a CDS encoding cytochrome c maturation protein CcmE — protein sequence MKKSGSAGSQNNRIKFIIGGGLFLVAVILMVISATKATSEFFMTVKEVLEAEDDLQGQNLRVSGAVIGDSIAYDAKTGELRFVIAHIPADKDLVKGDSGLSEVLQQAVNDPNNPRLSVYYRGSPPDMLRDEAQAILTGALNPEGVFIAEELLLKCPSKYEEALPDPVER from the coding sequence ATGAAGAAATCCGGTTCTGCTGGATCACAAAATAATCGAATCAAGTTTATCATCGGTGGTGGGCTATTTCTCGTTGCGGTGATCTTAATGGTGATCAGTGCAACAAAAGCAACCAGCGAATTTTTTATGACGGTGAAGGAAGTTCTGGAGGCAGAGGACGATCTGCAGGGACAGAACCTGCGCGTATCGGGTGCCGTGATTGGCGATAGCATTGCCTATGATGCCAAAACGGGTGAACTGAGGTTTGTGATTGCGCACATTCCTGCTGATAAAGACCTGGTCAAGGGCGACAGCGGTCTGAGCGAGGTTTTGCAACAGGCGGTTAATGACCCGAATAACCCCCGCCTGTCCGTCTATTATCGGGGCTCACCGCCGGATATGCTCAGGGATGAGGCGCAGGCGATCCTGACCGGCGCCCTCAATCCTGAAGGGGTGTTCATCGCTGAAGAGCTCCTGTTGAAATGCCCCAGCAAATACGAAGAAGCGTTGCCAGACCCGGTGGAGCGTTAA
- a CDS encoding deoxynucleoside kinase: MYIAIEGVIGVGKTTLARLMQPYFDARLLLEIFEENPFLSDFYSDRARYAFQTQIFFLLSRYHQQHKGVREALASNPWLLSDYTFEKDRLFAEVNLQGDELNMYYNVHDALAEKIIKPDLVVYLQADTDVLMQRIAQRDRPYERQMEIDYIHTLNLTYEKRFANHPSQNCLTINTNYLDYVRNPDDLEAVNQRIRQALKMAPFQESLPIDL; encoded by the coding sequence ATGTACATTGCGATTGAGGGCGTTATTGGTGTTGGTAAAACCACCCTGGCTCGGCTGATGCAACCTTATTTTGATGCCCGTTTACTACTCGAGATCTTTGAAGAGAATCCCTTTCTAAGCGATTTTTACAGCGATCGTGCACGCTACGCCTTCCAAACACAGATTTTCTTTCTGCTCAGCCGCTATCACCAACAACATAAGGGCGTCCGCGAAGCCCTGGCCAGCAATCCCTGGTTGCTCTCGGATTACACTTTTGAAAAGGATCGCCTGTTTGCAGAAGTCAACCTGCAAGGCGATGAGTTAAACATGTACTACAATGTCCACGACGCCCTGGCAGAAAAAATCATCAAGCCCGATCTCGTCGTTTATCTTCAGGCAGACACAGACGTGCTCATGCAGCGCATCGCTCAGCGCGATCGCCCCTATGAACGGCAGATGGAAATCGACTACATTCACACCCTCAACCTGACCTACGAAAAGCGCTTTGCCAACCATCCATCCCAAAATTGCCTGACCATCAACACCAATTACCTGGATTATGTCCGCAACCCGGACGACCTGGAGGCTGTCAACCAGCGCATCAGGCAGGCATTAAAGATGGCTCCATTCCAGGAAAGCTTGCCGATCGATCTGTAA
- a CDS encoding GNAT family N-acetyltransferase yields the protein MTRVTQNLPHGINIAEESPRDIDGICHVNQTAFQSHYEANVVVRLRLNCDEICSMVAKFGEQVVGHILFSPVHIVQNHGRSIKGMGLGPLAVLPNYQGKGIGMSLSQAGILRMKQIGYPFVVVLGHPGYYLRFGFTPASAYSIRCAFENIPDEAFMICVFNSEVMQGVKGVAHYRPEFDEKS from the coding sequence ATGACACGTGTAACACAAAACCTGCCGCATGGGATCAACATCGCAGAAGAAAGCCCCCGGGATATTGACGGCATATGCCATGTGAATCAAACCGCTTTTCAGAGTCATTATGAAGCAAACGTGGTTGTGCGCTTGAGATTGAATTGTGATGAAATTTGCTCTATGGTCGCTAAATTCGGGGAACAGGTCGTCGGACATATTTTATTCTCACCGGTGCATATCGTCCAGAATCATGGTCGATCGATCAAGGGCATGGGTTTGGGTCCCCTGGCGGTACTGCCCAATTATCAGGGTAAGGGCATTGGAATGAGCTTAAGCCAGGCGGGCATATTGCGTATGAAGCAGATAGGGTATCCCTTTGTGGTCGTTCTTGGTCACCCGGGGTATTACCTGCGTTTTGGATTCACCCCGGCCAGTGCATACAGCATTCGTTGTGCGTTTGAAAATATCCCTGATGAGGCGTTTATGATCTGTGTGTTTAATTCCGAGGTGATGCAGGGGGTGAAGGGTGTCGCCCACTATCGACCGGAATTTGATGAAAAATCATGA
- a CDS encoding TetR/AcrR family transcriptional regulator, whose protein sequence is MDNRQRLLDCALELFSLRGYDAVGVREVVEAAGVTKPTLYHYFDSKRGLLEALLQREAGRLLAEIVPCAVYQGDLVLTLENILRAYFSFVQTHTECYRMQLGMYFSAPESEGNQAIRPYAAIQHQLLEEVFIQAAENHGNLRGRHARYAAAYLGVVNAVIGLYLNEELQLTDELVYQTVHQFMHGIFS, encoded by the coding sequence ATGGATAATCGCCAACGATTGTTAGATTGTGCCCTGGAGTTGTTCAGCCTGCGCGGCTATGATGCGGTGGGCGTGCGCGAGGTGGTCGAAGCTGCGGGCGTCACCAAGCCGACGTTGTACCATTATTTTGATAGCAAGCGCGGCTTACTGGAGGCATTGTTGCAGCGGGAGGCTGGAAGGCTTTTAGCAGAAATCGTGCCATGTGCAGTTTACCAGGGCGACCTGGTTTTGACCCTTGAAAACATCCTCAGAGCTTACTTTTCCTTTGTACAGACCCACACGGAATGCTATCGAATGCAGTTGGGGATGTATTTTTCAGCTCCAGAGAGCGAGGGCAATCAGGCGATCCGCCCTTATGCTGCAATACAACACCAACTCCTTGAAGAAGTCTTCATCCAGGCGGCTGAAAACCACGGCAATTTGCGAGGGCGGCATGCCCGCTATGCTGCAGCCTATTTAGGGGTGGTCAATGCCGTGATCGGTCTGTATTTGAATGAGGAACTCCAATTGACGGACGAGCTTGTTTACCAGACGGTGCACCAGTTCATGCATGGCATCTTCAGCTAA
- a CDS encoding alpha-amylase family glycosyl hydrolase, which translates to MNEHAWYQNAIFYHLYPLGLVGAPEKHHIGAAVELRLNQLYPWIGHAQSLGTNALFLGPLFESSTHGYDTRDYYQVDRRLGDNPSFARFSEAVHQRGMRLVLDAVFHHVGREFWAFRDVLEKGENSPYVDWFANIRFGETSPFGDPFSYESWQGHYALVKLNLANPHVRAHLFDAVRLWMDEFNIDGLRLDAADCIDFEFLRALREVVKARREDFWLMGEVVHGNYSEWVNPVTLDSVTNYASYKGLFSSLKDKNYFEIAHTLDNQFGTQGRYKGLYLYNFVDNHDVDRVTSKLLDDRLLYPLYLLLYTMPGIPSIYYGSEWGLQGVKGKHTDAPLRPKLDLDTLNNNPRLPDLPGVLRTLGDIRQGSGAIRHGDFRLVFVDHQQFAFTRRSDDEMVLVILNSDGRDVQLNLHIPGNNGQLIDLLNPGQTFTAVEGNLQVSIPPTWGRILKAAR; encoded by the coding sequence ATGAACGAACACGCTTGGTACCAAAACGCAATTTTCTATCATCTCTACCCGCTCGGGTTAGTGGGCGCCCCCGAGAAGCATCACATTGGCGCAGCCGTTGAACTGCGATTGAACCAGCTCTACCCCTGGATTGGACACGCGCAATCGCTTGGCACCAATGCGCTTTTTCTTGGGCCGCTGTTTGAATCATCCACCCACGGATACGACACACGGGATTATTACCAGGTTGATCGAAGGTTAGGCGATAACCCCTCTTTTGCCCGATTTTCAGAAGCCGTTCACCAGCGTGGTATGCGGCTGGTGCTGGATGCTGTATTTCACCATGTCGGGCGTGAGTTCTGGGCTTTTCGTGATGTTTTAGAAAAGGGTGAAAACTCTCCTTACGTGGATTGGTTTGCCAACATCCGTTTTGGCGAAACCAGCCCCTTTGGGGATCCCTTCAGTTATGAGTCCTGGCAGGGACACTATGCCCTGGTAAAGCTGAACCTCGCCAACCCGCATGTGAGGGCGCATCTCTTTGACGCAGTGAGGCTGTGGATGGATGAGTTCAACATCGACGGGCTCAGGCTGGACGCTGCGGATTGTATCGATTTCGAGTTTTTACGCGCCTTGCGAGAGGTTGTTAAAGCCCGCAGGGAAGACTTCTGGTTGATGGGTGAAGTGGTGCATGGCAACTACAGTGAATGGGTCAATCCTGTCACCCTGGATTCGGTTACCAATTATGCCAGTTATAAAGGTCTATTCTCCAGCTTGAAGGATAAGAATTACTTTGAAATCGCGCACACACTGGATAACCAGTTTGGCACACAGGGACGCTATAAAGGATTATATCTGTATAATTTTGTTGATAATCACGATGTGGACCGTGTGACCAGCAAGTTGTTGGACGATCGCCTGTTATATCCACTTTACCTGTTGCTGTATACCATGCCGGGCATCCCTTCAATTTATTATGGCAGTGAGTGGGGCCTGCAGGGTGTAAAAGGAAAGCACACCGATGCGCCGCTGCGTCCGAAACTCGATCTTGACACCCTGAATAACAATCCCAGGCTGCCAGACCTGCCCGGGGTATTGCGCACCCTGGGCGATATTCGCCAGGGTTCAGGGGCAATCAGGCACGGTGATTTCAGACTTGTGTTTGTCGACCATCAGCAATTCGCGTTTACCCGACGAAGTGATGATGAAATGGTCCTGGTCATCCTGAATAGCGATGGGAGGGACGTTCAACTCAATCTTCACATCCCTGGCAACAACGGCCAATTGATTGACCTGTTGAATCCTGGACAAACCTTTACCGCTGTTGAGGGAAACCTGCAGGTATCCATTCCACCAACCTGGGGGAGGATATTGAAAGCTGCCCGTTAA
- a CDS encoding lysophospholipid acyltransferase family protein, protein MHNKQNKPSAQTIRYPRKVLIRKTMTSLGKALLTLFADVEIHGREKLPKKGPVLLAGNHAAILEVVMLAAYTPGNVEFLGTGDIPFDRNYAFIVKAYDLIPVNRGNLDRQALNTAVSVLEQGGILGIFPEGGIWDAGQMQAQLGASWLSYRAHAPIIPIGFGGILDGLQKAIKLKRPKLVMNVGDPIAPVTLEPGQASLKAILERSSTQLLDQIRSLVPQSDAQLRHTKLNEVFSLEVQIHSARSGTPVPLPEDMQIKHGSAYARLMFYPVILDILVRNLRLPIHAIKDVQERKALEPLIAAWSTILAYLEVNPGFFTYRFGVEEGLAVQKALNELRHLALWVQERDLSISVIPYHRYLDQQTGEEVLEKGGRFPHSMRDR, encoded by the coding sequence ATGCACAACAAACAAAATAAACCATCAGCCCAAACCATTCGCTATCCCCGAAAGGTGTTGATCAGGAAAACGATGACCTCCCTGGGAAAGGCGCTCTTAACGCTGTTTGCCGATGTGGAAATCCATGGCAGAGAAAAACTGCCCAAAAAAGGCCCTGTGCTCTTGGCGGGCAATCACGCCGCGATTCTGGAAGTGGTCATGCTGGCTGCTTATACTCCGGGAAACGTTGAATTTCTCGGAACTGGCGATATTCCTTTTGACAGAAATTACGCCTTCATCGTGAAAGCCTATGACCTGATTCCCGTCAACCGGGGAAACCTGGATCGGCAGGCATTAAATACTGCGGTCAGCGTCCTGGAGCAGGGCGGGATTTTAGGGATCTTTCCAGAAGGAGGCATCTGGGATGCCGGTCAGATGCAAGCCCAGCTGGGTGCATCCTGGCTCAGCTACCGTGCCCATGCGCCCATCATTCCGATTGGGTTTGGCGGCATCTTAGATGGCTTGCAGAAAGCGATTAAGCTCAAACGTCCCAAATTGGTGATGAATGTCGGTGATCCGATCGCCCCGGTCACCCTGGAACCGGGTCAAGCGTCCCTTAAAGCGATTCTTGAGCGTTCATCGACCCAGTTGCTGGACCAGATCAGGTCGCTGGTTCCTCAGAGTGATGCGCAGTTAAGGCACACAAAGTTAAATGAAGTATTTTCGTTAGAGGTTCAGATTCATTCCGCCAGGAGTGGTACTCCGGTTCCCCTGCCCGAAGATATGCAAATCAAACACGGCTCGGCGTATGCGCGCTTAATGTTTTACCCCGTTATCCTTGATATACTGGTGCGCAACCTGCGGTTACCCATCCATGCGATTAAGGACGTCCAGGAGCGCAAGGCTTTGGAACCGCTGATTGCTGCCTGGAGCACAATTTTGGCTTATCTCGAGGTTAACCCCGGGTTTTTCACTTACCGCTTTGGCGTCGAAGAAGGACTTGCCGTTCAAAAGGCTCTCAACGAACTGCGCCATCTGGCTCTCTGGGTTCAGGAGAGGGACTTATCAATTTCCGTGATACCCTATCACCGTTATCTTGACCAACAAACCGGTGAAGAAGTGCTTGAAAAAGGCGGGCGTTTTCCACACAGCATGCGGGATCGCTGA
- a CDS encoding FkbM family methyltransferase, with the protein MDFSKLSYRSFVGKLARLPLRLIPKKAVLPILQGQLRGKKWVVGAGNHSYWLGSYEMHKRQAFEREVKPGMVVFDVGANVGFYSLLAAYLAGEGGKVYAFEPSERNVKFIRQHAALNKIETIVVIEAAVAEQNGEALFDPGTSIATGHLSATGTVRVKQVSLDKLFAAGEIQPPDAMKVDVEGAEYAVLKGAKRIIQDFRPLIFLDTHGRDAHESALEFLTGYGYQFEILDGKPLPQAKELIARPPAG; encoded by the coding sequence ATGGATTTTTCAAAACTCAGCTATCGTAGTTTTGTTGGGAAACTGGCCAGGTTGCCCTTGCGACTGATACCCAAGAAGGCTGTACTGCCCATCTTGCAGGGACAATTGCGGGGGAAAAAATGGGTGGTGGGCGCTGGTAATCACAGTTACTGGCTGGGCAGCTATGAAATGCACAAGCGGCAGGCTTTTGAGCGAGAGGTCAAACCAGGCATGGTGGTCTTTGATGTCGGCGCCAATGTGGGTTTTTACAGCCTGCTGGCGGCGTATTTGGCGGGAGAGGGGGGCAAGGTCTACGCCTTTGAACCGTCGGAGCGCAATGTGAAATTTATCCGCCAGCACGCAGCGCTGAACAAAATCGAAACGATTGTGGTTATTGAAGCAGCAGTGGCGGAGCAAAACGGCGAAGCCCTGTTTGACCCGGGCACCAGCATTGCCACCGGTCATCTTTCAGCGACGGGGACCGTACGGGTGAAGCAGGTCAGCCTGGATAAACTGTTCGCTGCAGGCGAAATTCAACCGCCAGACGCCATGAAAGTGGATGTGGAGGGGGCAGAATATGCCGTCCTTAAAGGAGCAAAAAGAATAATTCAAGATTTCCGGCCCCTCATATTCTTAGATACCCACGGGCGCGACGCCCATGAATCTGCGCTGGAATTTTTAACAGGCTATGGGTATCAATTCGAAATTCTCGATGGAAAGCCTTTGCCACAAGCCAAAGAATTGATTGCAAGACCTCCAGCAGGATAA
- the rtcA gene encoding RNA 3'-terminal phosphate cyclase: MVRFIQENTPASQQMIEINGAIGEGGGQVLRTSLSLSALTGTPVRIEQIRANRSQPGLRPQHLAAVRAIAKLTGAEVTGADLNSSALTLIPQKVRPGRYRFEIPTAGALTLLLQTVFLPLSFAGGTSSLILTGGTHVTWSPIFHYLTAQWLPIMVKLGFRAELVLSCAGFYPRGGGEARVKILPARELHLFTCVSRGALTRIRGVSGVANLSDAVAKRQKHQALRRLYPVCQDTKITTQHLPSPGKGTFLLLQADFADGGSACYSALGAPGKPAEQVANEAVDQLLAFLEQDGCVDHFLADQLLLPLLLSPGNSVFRTNRVTAHLLTNAQVIHHFFPGRITVDGAPGQPGLVRVTGGVTF; this comes from the coding sequence ATGGTAAGATTCATTCAGGAAAATACACCGGCGAGTCAGCAGATGATTGAAATTAACGGCGCAATCGGAGAAGGCGGCGGGCAGGTCCTGCGCACTAGCCTGAGTTTATCAGCCCTGACCGGGACGCCGGTGCGCATCGAGCAGATTCGGGCTAACCGCAGCCAGCCCGGGTTACGTCCGCAGCACCTGGCTGCTGTCAGGGCAATCGCCAAACTGACCGGGGCTGAGGTGACCGGTGCGGACCTCAACAGCAGCGCATTAACCCTGATCCCCCAAAAAGTGCGCCCTGGACGTTACCGCTTTGAAATTCCCACAGCAGGGGCGCTGACGCTCTTGCTGCAGACCGTTTTCCTGCCCTTAAGTTTTGCCGGCGGGACATCTTCCCTCATCCTCACCGGCGGAACCCATGTGACCTGGAGTCCCATCTTCCATTACCTGACTGCCCAGTGGCTGCCAATAATGGTCAAACTGGGTTTTCGCGCTGAACTGGTCCTGAGTTGTGCTGGTTTCTATCCGCGCGGCGGCGGTGAAGCCCGGGTAAAGATCTTACCTGCTCGCGAACTGCACCTCTTTACCTGCGTGTCGCGCGGCGCGTTGACACGCATTCGAGGCGTTTCTGGCGTTGCAAATCTCAGCGATGCGGTTGCCAAACGGCAAAAACACCAGGCGCTACGTCGCCTGTACCCGGTATGCCAGGATACAAAAATAACAACGCAGCATCTGCCTTCGCCTGGCAAAGGTACATTCCTCCTGCTGCAGGCGGATTTCGCCGACGGTGGAAGTGCGTGTTACAGCGCGCTGGGTGCGCCGGGCAAGCCCGCCGAGCAGGTCGCCAATGAAGCTGTTGACCAATTACTCGCGTTTTTAGAGCAGGACGGGTGTGTGGATCATTTCCTGGCCGATCAACTCCTGCTGCCCCTCTTACTGAGCCCTGGCAATTCGGTCTTCCGCACCAACAGGGTGACCGCACACCTCCTCACCAATGCACAGGTGATCCATCATTTCTTTCCCGGGCGCATCACGGTTGATGGTGCACCAGGTCAACCCGGACTGGTCCGTGTGACGGGCGGGGTGACGTTCTGA
- the dnaN gene encoding DNA polymerase III subunit beta, with the protein MKVHVNQTQLAHSVNMVSRAVSPRSTLPVLANILIKTDEGRLRLSATNLELGITSWIGARIEGEGAITVPSRTFTDLVSNLPNEKVVMTLDRSTQTLNVRCGTSETNIKGIDAEEFPPIPEPDLEQAVPLNVTNFREMVHQVAFAASVEEARPVLTGVLLKLDGDHITMAATDGFRISIREDDIPNPVSHPIEAIIPARALIELSRIVSSASEDTLIMTFPAERGQVIFHMQNLELVSQLIEGSFPDYRAIVPPSFKTHTLLSTSGLLKACKQTEIIAREGTNVARLNLIPEAGEASPGTLELSAQSEQTGSSEILVDASVDGTPLLVAFNVRYLREVLEVIKTDNVWLETNAATTPALIRPQGDDHFKHIIMPMHIN; encoded by the coding sequence ATGAAAGTTCACGTCAATCAAACCCAACTTGCACACAGTGTTAACATGGTCTCGAGAGCGGTTTCCCCCAGGAGTACCTTACCCGTCCTCGCGAACATCCTTATCAAGACGGATGAAGGGCGACTGCGCCTTTCTGCGACCAATCTCGAACTCGGAATCACCAGTTGGATTGGAGCGCGGATCGAGGGCGAAGGCGCCATCACCGTCCCCTCACGTACGTTTACAGACCTGGTCAGCAATTTGCCCAATGAAAAGGTGGTTATGACCCTGGATCGCAGCACACAAACCCTGAATGTCCGCTGCGGCACTTCGGAAACCAATATCAAAGGCATTGATGCTGAAGAGTTCCCGCCCATTCCAGAACCTGATCTTGAACAGGCTGTCCCGCTGAATGTCACCAACTTCAGGGAGATGGTTCACCAGGTCGCCTTTGCGGCATCCGTGGAAGAAGCACGCCCGGTGTTAACCGGCGTGTTGCTGAAATTAGATGGGGACCATATCACCATGGCAGCAACGGATGGATTCCGCATTTCAATCCGAGAGGACGACATTCCCAACCCGGTTTCGCACCCTATCGAAGCCATCATCCCCGCTCGAGCCCTGATTGAGCTATCGCGCATTGTTAGCAGCGCATCAGAAGACACCCTGATCATGACCTTCCCTGCAGAGCGTGGACAGGTGATCTTCCATATGCAGAACCTGGAACTGGTCTCGCAACTGATCGAAGGCTCTTTCCCGGATTATCGAGCCATTGTCCCGCCCAGTTTCAAAACCCATACCCTGCTTTCAACCAGCGGGTTGCTTAAAGCCTGCAAACAGACTGAAATCATCGCCCGAGAAGGCACGAATGTGGCCCGCCTGAACCTCATCCCTGAAGCCGGTGAAGCCAGCCCCGGAACATTGGAGCTATCCGCCCAGTCTGAACAAACCGGGTCTTCCGAAATCCTAGTGGATGCATCGGTGGACGGCACTCCCTTGCTGGTGGCTTTTAACGTGCGCTACTTGCGTGAAGTGCTGGAAGTCATCAAGACGGATAATGTCTGGTTAGAGACCAACGCTGCCACCACGCCGGCTTTGATCCGACCCCAAGGCGATGACCATTTCAAGCACATCATTATGCCCATGCACATCAACTAA